The following are from one region of the Chloracidobacterium sp. genome:
- a CDS encoding DUF305 domain-containing protein encodes MCAFAVPAIAQQSSPAPPSIVRPGAPGQPTTVLPSTTRAALPPRSQKDIEFMRGMIMHHAQAVEMTALIGARTENKEIRLLGARISQSQSDEINFMRRWLEIRGEPVSMPMSNKPGSHAHGGHSAGDQMMMPGMLSEKQMNELRKAKGPDFDRLFLKGMIQHHLGALVMVKDLFDTAGAGQDAELFNFASDVDSGQRAEIKIMEAILGKDA; translated from the coding sequence ATGTGCGCCTTCGCGGTACCTGCGATCGCTCAGCAGTCCAGCCCCGCGCCGCCAAGTATTGTTCGGCCTGGCGCTCCGGGCCAACCTACGACCGTTCTTCCCTCAACGACAAGGGCCGCTCTGCCGCCGCGATCTCAAAAGGATATCGAGTTCATGCGGGGAATGATCATGCATCATGCCCAGGCCGTTGAAATGACGGCCTTGATCGGGGCTCGAACCGAGAACAAAGAGATCAGATTGCTGGGCGCGCGCATCAGCCAGTCGCAGTCGGACGAAATCAACTTCATGCGTCGATGGCTCGAGATCCGGGGAGAACCTGTGTCAATGCCGATGTCGAACAAACCCGGTTCGCATGCGCACGGCGGCCATTCGGCGGGCGATCAGATGATGATGCCCGGCATGCTCAGCGAAAAGCAGATGAATGAGCTGAGAAAAGCGAAAGGGCCCGATTTTGACAGGTTGTTCCTTAAGGGAATGATCCAGCATCATTTGGGTGCGCTCGTCATGGTAAAAGATCTGTTCGACACGGCGGGTGCCGGTCAGGATGCCGAACTTTTCAATTTCGCATCGGACGTCGACAGCGGTCAACGTGCCGAGATAAAGATCATGGAGGCAATACTTGGTAAAGACGCTTAG
- a CDS encoding M20/M25/M40 family metallo-hydrolase has protein sequence MKTIPIVLAFTLLFVHSSFAQNPSVDSVRDFRKANEHRLLTDFVKLLSIPNVASDTVNIRKNADHLVAEMQKRGLKPKLLEAADKKVPPVVYGEWMTPGATKTVIFYAHYDGQPTDPAAWTGSRPWEPVLRSSALEQGGTTIAFPNDGEKIDPEWRIYARSASDDKAGVFAILTAFDALIAKGIKPTVNIKFFFEGEEEAGSGNLKEILEKHKDLLKADAFIVCDGPVHQSGRKQVVFGVRGDVNVDLTVYGAKRPLHSGHYGNWSPNPAMMLAQLLASMKDDKGNIIVEGWNNDVEPLGPAEIKAIADAPQYDEQIKRELGILFTEGGGKSLLERINQPSLNINGIRSGDVGEQARNVIPTMATTVLDLRLVKGNDHIRQVAKLRRHIESRGYYVIDRDPTDEERQRHPLIAKFIHLSGSYNAQRTRMDLPVSVAVVEAVRTASTKPIVRMPSLGGSLPLSIIADALNQPTITVPIANHDNNQHAENENIRLQNLWDGIEIFASLMTMKFD, from the coding sequence ATGAAGACCATTCCCATCGTTCTTGCATTTACACTTTTATTCGTTCACAGTTCGTTCGCACAAAACCCATCGGTTGATTCAGTTCGCGACTTTCGCAAAGCGAACGAACATCGCCTCCTTACCGATTTCGTCAAGCTGCTCTCGATCCCAAATGTCGCCTCCGACACCGTCAACATCCGTAAGAATGCTGACCATCTCGTCGCCGAGATGCAGAAACGTGGGCTGAAGCCGAAGCTGCTCGAAGCCGCAGACAAGAAAGTTCCGCCGGTGGTCTATGGCGAATGGATGACGCCGGGAGCGACGAAGACCGTAATATTCTACGCCCATTATGATGGACAGCCGACCGATCCGGCGGCGTGGACGGGAAGCAGGCCGTGGGAGCCTGTTCTCAGATCGAGCGCGCTCGAGCAAGGCGGCACGACGATCGCGTTTCCGAACGACGGTGAGAAGATCGACCCCGAATGGCGAATTTACGCACGGTCGGCATCGGATGATAAGGCCGGCGTGTTCGCGATACTTACCGCTTTCGACGCACTGATCGCGAAGGGCATCAAGCCCACGGTGAATATCAAATTCTTTTTCGAAGGCGAGGAAGAAGCCGGTTCGGGCAATCTAAAGGAGATATTGGAGAAGCACAAGGATCTGCTCAAGGCCGATGCATTCATCGTCTGTGATGGGCCGGTGCATCAATCGGGGCGTAAACAAGTAGTATTCGGGGTACGTGGTGACGTGAATGTCGACCTCACCGTCTATGGAGCCAAACGGCCGCTCCATAGCGGCCACTACGGGAATTGGTCGCCGAATCCTGCAATGATGCTCGCACAACTTCTCGCTTCGATGAAGGATGACAAGGGCAACATTATCGTCGAAGGCTGGAACAACGACGTCGAACCGCTCGGGCCCGCCGAGATAAAGGCGATCGCCGACGCACCGCAATACGATGAGCAGATAAAGCGCGAACTTGGAATTCTCTTCACAGAGGGCGGCGGGAAAAGCTTGCTCGAACGCATCAATCAACCTTCATTGAACATCAACGGTATAAGAAGCGGGGATGTCGGCGAGCAGGCGCGAAATGTAATTCCGACCATGGCAACGACCGTGCTCGACCTTCGCCTGGTAAAAGGGAATGACCATATTCGACAGGTGGCTAAGCTTCGAAGGCACATTGAGTCGCGCGGCTATTACGTCATCGATCGCGACCCGACGGACGAAGAGCGGCAGAGGCATCCGCTGATCGCAAAATTCATCCATCTCTCGGGAAGCTACAATGCCCAAAGAACGCGGATGGATCTGCCCGTTTCGGTTGCAGTGGTCGAAGCGGTCCGGACGGCCTCGACCAAGCCGATCGTGCGAATGCCGTCGTTAGGCGGCAGCCTGCCGCTCTCGATCATCGCTGATGCGTTGAATCAACCGACCATAACCGTGCCGATCGCCAATCACGACAATAATCAGCACGCCGAAAATGAAAACATCAGGCTGCAAAATCTCTGGGATGGTATCGAGATATTTGCAAGCCTGATGACAATGAAGTTTGATTAG
- a CDS encoding M20/M25/M40 family metallo-hydrolase yields MNRHKSFALLALAALLMPGTIFGQKAVPAADALAKIKDEGMNRSQAMATIRYLTDVIGPRLTNSPGQRRANRWTKEQLEKWGLKNAIIDPWGEFGRGWELKNFSATVTAGEQTTAFRAYPKAWSPSTNGAVTSDVFYIDATDEAGLEKYKGKLKGAIVLTSPERGINDIFKPYATRNTDEALAVLENAKPAGAPQPQPTPTEAQRAAQQFNQRKARFYFEEGAAVLIDSGFGTDAGTIRVMGANLPPTEPGAQPVSGMRIYSKNAPATIPQLVAEVEQYNRLVRLIKQGVPVKMTVDLQVQFFDDDLQGYNTIAEIPGTDLKDEVVMVGAHLDSWHAGTGATDNGAGVTVVMEAMRIIQASGLKPRRTIRIGLWTGEEQGLLGARGYVAKNYGTIGDGSDAAAFAAFGGGPRPPINRKPAHDKFAAYYNLDNGTGQIRGIYLQGHEQLRSTFKDWLGNFKDWNATTVTINNTGGTDHQAFDAVGLPGFQFIQDPIEYFTRSWHTTQDVSERILEEDLKRSAVIMATFAYNSAISDEKLPRKTSGGGAYASLLSGFDIRSAMDEIEFRNSGLGFAICGHEIDGREIPVGFPSIMAVEHSRHTAAE; encoded by the coding sequence ATGAATCGACATAAGAGTTTTGCTTTACTGGCCCTGGCTGCCCTGCTGATGCCGGGCACCATATTTGGACAAAAGGCCGTGCCCGCGGCCGACGCGCTCGCGAAGATCAAAGACGAAGGCATGAACCGTTCGCAGGCGATGGCCACGATCCGATATCTGACCGATGTCATCGGCCCGAGGTTGACCAATTCGCCGGGACAGCGGCGAGCCAACCGCTGGACCAAAGAACAGCTCGAAAAGTGGGGATTGAAAAATGCGATCATCGATCCTTGGGGCGAATTTGGCCGGGGATGGGAACTGAAGAATTTTTCGGCGACGGTGACAGCCGGCGAACAGACCACGGCATTTCGAGCGTATCCGAAAGCGTGGTCGCCGTCGACAAACGGCGCCGTCACGAGCGATGTCTTTTATATCGACGCAACTGACGAAGCAGGGCTCGAAAAATACAAAGGCAAGCTCAAAGGTGCCATTGTTCTGACATCACCTGAGCGTGGCATCAACGATATCTTCAAACCCTATGCGACCCGAAACACCGATGAGGCTCTGGCCGTCCTGGAAAATGCAAAACCCGCCGGCGCACCGCAGCCGCAGCCGACCCCGACGGAAGCACAGCGTGCCGCACAGCAGTTCAATCAGCGTAAGGCCAGATTCTATTTTGAAGAAGGTGCGGCCGTGTTGATCGATTCGGGTTTCGGAACCGATGCCGGCACGATCCGCGTAATGGGTGCAAACCTTCCGCCGACCGAGCCGGGAGCACAGCCGGTTTCGGGAATGAGGATCTACTCAAAGAATGCTCCCGCAACGATCCCGCAGCTCGTTGCCGAGGTCGAGCAGTACAATCGCCTGGTAAGGCTTATCAAACAAGGAGTTCCGGTCAAGATGACCGTCGACCTGCAGGTACAGTTTTTCGACGACGATCTGCAGGGTTATAACACTATCGCTGAGATCCCCGGAACCGATCTCAAGGACGAAGTGGTCATGGTCGGGGCACACCTCGATTCGTGGCATGCCGGGACCGGTGCTACCGATAATGGTGCGGGCGTTACGGTTGTAATGGAAGCGATGCGTATCATACAGGCATCAGGGCTTAAGCCGCGTCGAACGATAAGGATCGGCCTTTGGACCGGCGAGGAGCAGGGCTTGCTCGGCGCCCGCGGTTATGTGGCCAAAAATTACGGAACGATCGGTGACGGCTCAGACGCGGCGGCATTTGCGGCATTTGGCGGCGGCCCGCGTCCGCCGATAAACAGAAAGCCGGCACATGACAAATTTGCGGCGTACTACAATCTGGATAACGGAACGGGACAGATCCGCGGCATTTATCTTCAGGGTCACGAACAGCTTCGTTCGACATTCAAAGACTGGCTCGGCAACTTCAAAGACTGGAATGCAACGACCGTGACGATCAATAACACCGGAGGCACCGATCACCAGGCGTTCGATGCTGTAGGTCTACCGGGTTTTCAGTTCATACAAGATCCGATCGAATACTTCACCCGTTCGTGGCATACGACACAGGACGTGTCTGAACGGATACTCGAAGAAGACCTCAAGCGTTCGGCCGTGATCATGGCGACATTCGCATATAATTCGGCCATATCCGACGAAAAGCTTCCGCGAAAGACGAGCGGCGGCGGTGCATACGCGTCGCTGCTGTCCGGTTTTGATATTCGGTCGGCGATGGACGAGATCGAGTTTCGCAATTCCGGTCTCGGATTTGCGATCTGCGGCCACGAGATCGACGGCCGCGAGATTCCGGTCGGATTTCCGAGTATTATGGCAGTCGAGCACTCACGGCACACTGCGGCGGAGTAG
- a CDS encoding winged helix DNA-binding domain-containing protein, whose amino-acid sequence MRQIPEEVEQYRDRKWRREEALKVETAEDVEAMVEDLGFCLGLTDERKRLPSVYWAVCGRRDAMMPRNVQKDPEASLAWVLKDEVIARGNVYYAKLVKGNSMFLAKRMIPVFNAIWGCSRKGESGVLSKNAQLVLKVLRKEWEMATADLRSECGFKDKKDLTNAIDELQRRMKVVPQEVVYLPKFTYIWTPAEARFPTEMSKKMKREEAVRELARAYLEMCGITLLGELSGKFGFYRWESGRANHELVDEGFAERLDTGIYRLVTH is encoded by the coding sequence ATGAGACAGATCCCCGAGGAGGTCGAACAGTATCGCGACCGTAAATGGCGGCGCGAAGAAGCCCTAAAGGTCGAGACCGCCGAAGACGTCGAAGCAATGGTCGAGGACCTCGGGTTTTGTCTTGGGCTGACCGATGAAAGAAAGCGATTGCCTTCGGTCTACTGGGCTGTCTGCGGGCGTCGCGATGCGATGATGCCGCGCAACGTTCAGAAGGATCCGGAAGCAAGCTTGGCATGGGTCCTCAAGGACGAAGTGATCGCCCGCGGCAACGTCTATTATGCCAAGCTTGTGAAAGGAAACTCGATGTTCCTCGCGAAACGGATGATCCCTGTATTCAATGCGATTTGGGGCTGTTCGAGAAAGGGCGAGAGCGGAGTTCTTTCAAAGAACGCTCAATTGGTGTTGAAGGTGCTCCGAAAAGAATGGGAAATGGCGACCGCCGACCTTCGCTCCGAGTGCGGCTTCAAGGACAAGAAGGACCTCACCAATGCGATCGACGAGCTTCAGCGACGAATGAAGGTCGTGCCTCAGGAAGTGGTTTACCTGCCGAAGTTCACCTACATCTGGACGCCCGCCGAGGCCCGATTTCCGACCGAGATGAGCAAAAAAATGAAACGTGAGGAAGCGGTTCGCGAATTGGCCCGGGCATACCTCGAAATGTGCGGGATCACATTGCTTGGCGAACTTTCGGGCAAGTTCGGATTTTACCGTTGGGAGTCGGGCAGGGCCAATCACGAGCTTGTCGATGAAGGGTTTGCCGAACGCCTCGACACCGGAATATATCGTCTTGTCACGCATTGA
- a CDS encoding OsmC family protein yields MASATHKGIVKYAGDELFIGTSPSGHSQVIDTNGDRASAPTPMEMLLVSVAACTAADVISVLRKKRQDVTDYRVEVTGDRAEDHPRKFVKFQVHHIVHGRNVSEQALAHAIELSDSKYCSVAATVRPTAEIETSYEIIEVS; encoded by the coding sequence ATGGCTTCAGCAACGCACAAGGGAATCGTGAAATACGCCGGCGATGAGCTTTTTATCGGCACCAGCCCGAGTGGTCACTCGCAAGTTATTGATACAAATGGTGATAGAGCTTCGGCACCGACGCCGATGGAAATGCTGCTCGTCTCGGTTGCGGCCTGTACCGCCGCCGATGTCATCTCGGTATTGAGAAAGAAACGTCAGGACGTGACCGACTACCGCGTCGAGGTCACCGGCGACCGGGCCGAAGATCATCCGCGAAAGTTCGTCAAGTTTCAGGTTCACCATATCGTGCACGGCCGTAACGTTTCCGAACAGGCGTTGGCTCACGCGATCGAGCTTTCCGATTCCAAATATTGTTCGGTGGCCGCCACAGTTCGGCCGACTGCCGAGATCGAGACAAGCTACGAGATCATCGAAGTCTCCTGA
- a CDS encoding peptidylprolyl isomerase produces the protein MRSAIAALLCSLSLAGAAFTQIPVSTQIAILKAEDARRFDATLEGLLKSPSEQVRIRAALAAGRIGNAAAVPALVRLLGDRSEKVREMAAFALGETESIEAANAIRIALGETARAQMPGAEKANVRGRLVEAAGKIAAANAQDERSKTLGEAIKFILAAEKEQQTSIETTRLALTAALRARPTGVEENVRFFLRHTDPGVVSDALNTLARLRAKNANRDARDLLETNTNAIVRANAARLLGAAEDKEAVDLLIRAATADVDSRVRVSAIRSLATLRDQKAAEPLLSRGEALLQAYSKAKKPNFMPTELNEFIEVATALGRILANTDNARADTLFSDFGKTDKGHTPEVYVARIRIGPKRGDGSTPDLVSWKQYRTLAQIGGEFAAIEPTSEVGKAMKLEAPGVFRPLAKAFADADPAAEGDKMKAAPDVLRAFARFKTSDLEDVLLEALDNREKEKDLFTRAAAAELLSELPASKKIIDALEAAYEVSLVTDTEYNDVQLAILDALYKLDKREGINVFIGAINAQDYLVRKKGFEILGDKELQKEFPVIETAVRNARKEMKDQVLPWGGVHTKLGQILNAERDYQRAAARRNGSIRAVLTTQKGTFTIDLLPEDAPLTVDNFVKLARAGYFNGLEVHRVVPNFVMQDGDPRGDGNGGPGWSIRCEVNMVRYERGAVGMALSGKDTGGSQWFVTHSPQPHLDGGYTVFGRVNETGMKVVDKIVRGDKIVSVRIVGR, from the coding sequence ATGAGATCTGCCATTGCCGCACTTTTGTGCTCGTTGTCACTCGCCGGCGCCGCCTTTACCCAAATACCGGTCTCAACCCAAATTGCGATCCTGAAGGCAGAAGACGCCCGACGATTTGACGCTACACTCGAAGGTCTTCTAAAAAGCCCAAGCGAGCAGGTACGAATCCGGGCGGCGCTTGCGGCGGGCCGGATCGGCAATGCGGCGGCAGTTCCCGCTTTGGTCAGGCTGCTGGGCGATCGGTCGGAAAAGGTGCGTGAAATGGCGGCGTTCGCGCTTGGCGAAACGGAATCGATCGAGGCGGCGAATGCGATCAGGATCGCGTTAGGCGAGACTGCCCGGGCTCAGATGCCGGGAGCTGAAAAAGCGAACGTCCGCGGGCGTCTGGTGGAAGCGGCCGGTAAGATCGCGGCTGCGAATGCACAGGATGAGAGGTCAAAAACTCTAGGCGAAGCGATAAAGTTCATTTTAGCCGCGGAAAAAGAGCAGCAGACGTCGATCGAGACAACGCGGCTAGCTCTGACCGCTGCCCTGCGTGCACGGCCCACGGGGGTTGAGGAAAATGTGCGATTCTTCCTGCGCCATACCGATCCCGGCGTGGTAAGCGATGCACTGAACACGCTCGCACGGCTGCGTGCAAAGAACGCTAACCGCGACGCACGCGACCTTCTCGAGACGAATACGAATGCGATCGTTAGAGCGAACGCGGCAAGGCTTCTCGGTGCGGCAGAAGACAAAGAAGCCGTCGATCTGCTGATCAGGGCCGCGACCGCTGATGTTGATTCCCGTGTCCGTGTTTCTGCAATTCGCTCGCTTGCAACCCTGCGTGACCAGAAAGCCGCCGAGCCGCTGCTTTCGCGGGGCGAGGCGTTGCTTCAGGCCTATTCAAAGGCGAAAAAGCCGAACTTCATGCCGACCGAACTCAACGAGTTCATCGAGGTGGCAACGGCTCTTGGCCGTATTCTTGCGAACACGGATAATGCACGTGCCGATACGCTGTTCAGCGATTTCGGCAAGACCGACAAGGGTCATACGCCTGAAGTTTACGTCGCACGTATCCGCATTGGGCCGAAACGGGGCGACGGTTCGACGCCAGATTTGGTCAGCTGGAAGCAGTACCGCACTCTCGCGCAGATCGGCGGTGAATTTGCGGCGATCGAACCGACGAGCGAAGTCGGCAAGGCGATGAAGTTGGAAGCACCTGGCGTTTTTCGTCCGCTCGCAAAAGCATTTGCCGACGCCGACCCGGCGGCTGAAGGCGACAAAATGAAAGCTGCTCCGGACGTGCTAAGAGCCTTCGCGCGATTCAAAACCTCCGATCTTGAAGACGTCCTGCTTGAAGCGCTGGATAATCGCGAAAAGGAAAAGGATCTTTTTACGCGGGCCGCGGCCGCAGAACTACTTTCCGAATTGCCCGCATCGAAAAAGATAATAGATGCGTTAGAGGCCGCATACGAAGTTTCTCTCGTGACCGATACGGAATATAACGATGTACAGCTCGCTATCCTCGACGCATTGTATAAGCTCGACAAAAGGGAAGGCATCAACGTTTTCATTGGCGCGATAAATGCTCAAGACTATCTCGTGAGAAAAAAAGGCTTTGAAATACTCGGAGATAAAGAGCTGCAAAAGGAATTTCCGGTTATCGAAACTGCCGTACGAAATGCCCGAAAAGAAATGAAGGACCAGGTCCTTCCCTGGGGCGGGGTCCACACGAAGCTCGGCCAGATCTTGAATGCCGAACGCGATTATCAGCGTGCCGCGGCGCGGCGAAACGGTAGTATCCGTGCTGTTTTAACGACTCAGAAAGGGACCTTTACGATCGATCTGCTGCCCGAAGATGCTCCGCTGACGGTGGACAATTTTGTGAAGCTTGCCCGGGCCGGTTACTTCAACGGGCTTGAGGTCCATCGTGTCGTACCGAATTTTGTGATGCAGGATGGCGATCCGCGCGGTGACGGAAACGGCGGGCCGGGCTGGTCGATCCGGTGTGAGGTCAATATGGTCCGCTACGAACGCGGCGCCGTCGGCATGGCCCTGAGCGGCAAGGACACCGGCGGCTCGCAATGGTTCGTGACCCACTCACCTCAACCCCACCTCGACGGCGGCTACACCGTCTTCGGTCGAGTGAACGAAACGGGGATGAAAGTCGTAGATAAAATTGTCCGCGGCGACAAGATCGTCAGCGTGCGGATCGTGGGGCGGTAG
- a CDS encoding DUF4112 domain-containing protein, with protein MNDLELERRRVKVEEGLDNLAHYLDGLFKIPFTGWRFGLDSIIGLIPNVGDTLTMFPSFYILLAGVRYGVPKITLLRMAFNIGLDYVVGMVPFVGDAFDFFWKSNKQNMDLIRERARGHGTGTTSDYIFVFAIIGFLILLLASTIFVSVYIIWAMIWEIVTGNI; from the coding sequence ATGAACGACCTAGAACTTGAGCGCCGGCGAGTCAAGGTCGAGGAAGGCCTCGATAACCTTGCTCATTACCTTGACGGTCTGTTCAAGATACCGTTTACAGGATGGCGGTTTGGGCTCGATTCGATCATCGGTTTGATACCAAACGTCGGCGATACGCTGACGATGTTTCCGTCGTTCTATATTCTGCTCGCGGGTGTGCGTTATGGCGTGCCGAAGATCACGCTGCTGCGGATGGCGTTCAACATCGGGTTGGATTACGTGGTCGGGATGGTTCCGTTCGTCGGCGATGCATTCGATTTCTTTTGGAAATCCAACAAACAAAATATGGACCTGATCCGCGAACGCGCCCGCGGACACGGGACAGGAACGACCAGCGACTATATCTTTGTTTTTGCCATCATCGGTTTTCTTATTCTGCTTCTGGCATCAACCATCTTCGTAAGTGTTTACATCATCTGGGCGATGATCTGGGAGATCGTGACCGGGAATATCTGA
- a CDS encoding VWA domain-containing protein, whose product MTLGSNRLISCVALLFTLGVALASGQSGRARPTPTPTPEDTPVRIETEEIKINVLAYGDDGKFINDVRPEDLVITENDILHQATSLRRIPASVLIVMDTGGELRWVKSLDQTRKAAAALVSGLRAEDSVAILQYSDRPEIVSEWTTDRDATIAAIGRTKFGLRSAFLQAIKLAAEMLTRDEVDNRHLVLITDGTDSLANSLERVNAFRELLSTDINVHVVSYTRLELADIEPRTKAISKTPPPRAMPPEVAAQLPNGARDAATAPKIGPTISLDRKHLETMRRRKADLEAAEEALTLLTENTNGSMIVPETKEEMIEKTAAIARVIDGSYVLTYTPKISFAEKPGERTITVTSRRPGLVVEAKRKLVVKSGR is encoded by the coding sequence ATGACCTTGGGTTCGAATCGACTTATCTCTTGCGTTGCTTTGCTGTTCACGCTTGGCGTTGCGTTGGCCAGCGGCCAGAGCGGGCGGGCACGACCGACTCCGACACCGACCCCGGAAGACACACCTGTCCGTATTGAAACCGAAGAGATTAAGATCAACGTGCTCGCGTACGGCGATGACGGCAAATTCATCAACGATGTCCGGCCCGAAGATCTTGTGATAACCGAAAACGACATTCTGCATCAGGCGACGAGCCTTCGGCGGATACCTGCCAGCGTGCTGATAGTGATGGATACCGGCGGCGAATTGCGGTGGGTAAAGTCGCTCGATCAAACCCGAAAGGCGGCCGCCGCACTCGTCAGCGGACTGCGGGCGGAAGATTCGGTGGCGATACTTCAATATTCTGACCGGCCCGAGATCGTTTCGGAATGGACGACCGACCGTGATGCGACAATCGCTGCTATCGGCCGGACGAAATTCGGCTTGCGGTCGGCGTTCCTACAGGCAATAAAGCTCGCCGCCGAGATGCTGACGCGTGACGAGGTCGACAACCGGCATTTGGTGTTGATCACGGATGGGACCGACAGCCTCGCAAACTCGCTCGAGCGTGTGAACGCCTTTCGCGAACTTCTTTCAACCGACATCAACGTTCATGTCGTCAGCTACACAAGACTCGAGCTTGCCGATATAGAACCGCGGACGAAAGCGATCTCGAAAACGCCGCCGCCGCGTGCGATGCCGCCCGAAGTTGCGGCCCAGCTTCCGAACGGCGCACGCGATGCAGCTACGGCCCCGAAGATCGGCCCGACGATCAGCCTTGACCGCAAACACCTCGAAACGATGAGGCGTAGAAAGGCAGACCTCGAAGCGGCCGAAGAGGCCCTCACGTTACTCACCGAAAACACGAATGGTTCGATGATCGTCCCGGAAACAAAGGAAGAGATGATCGAAAAGACCGCAGCCATCGCCCGCGTCATAGACGGCAGCTATGTCTTGACGTATACGCCAAAGATCTCGTTCGCCGAGAAGCCGGGTGAACGGACGATCACTGTTACATCACGCCGTCCTGGTCTTGTCGTCGAGGCAAAACGGAAGCTGGTCGTCAAAAGCGGACGGTGA